The following coding sequences lie in one Cydia strobilella chromosome 20, ilCydStro3.1, whole genome shotgun sequence genomic window:
- the LOC134750733 gene encoding uncharacterized protein LOC134750733, with amino-acid sequence MAVSAQRDLVSSMKTETFLNVSVISKLHPLPSDLKKLFNKDALEKLTQNVFNPLSYYLVSIVDPGKASSFSWPLYDSKSERAYRNELSSFIADYSGKRLLSPVMSSYLVNPACYKVTLFMFQLSQLAVQSTLNSMIKKDQQKKLYAEVTEKYKSQDQEGFTQVIEKQDEVVLLKLSNYLEKRKNYERIAELFRNRITSMEDKLTKLKPQEKVASLVDSFVKDNQIDEETKASILEIKNFNKPAQYFSKRLEDIDLELDSLETEWNTKMTPIIKSASKTMELSKELIERQTGEADKNSFILEYNPNTDEICTKVLQEKVNTQQKYILKNIVKNDRLNFPNLIRGYIVAVSYIFKNRQIGDEIVGFNKYLEQSNMSYSEMVEAMRALIERLRNADARLEPSPLSFNQSISIKDINEIPPLSDLSYLSMKRDNNTCLDMFTPLGATKHHFNLRRTNTTSFIKPQNRSLIYQAPRDDFLKNFISGPYERQNSTTSVHNLSIISQVQARSNETIAECSAGFTKQQIQRLLSTHKKSSSTKKHKFKLDRPSMIIKKGGLFNISNTSKAAFNISNTSSENGLFRCHSSPNLFENKEKKYAKRTRKLSIMQEGSPSRLEVSGIMGLEEKTTPKKLPIIDFPNFPRPPLVIAPASPPKAKIVDNLNENINNFENNSIESGKASMCSKKSLVNENNTPISKIPVPIKQTSSIEKIINRFKKVRANVFAQDAKDDETKTIYEEKENFNAVNVDVFAANKVLLPDLLSPSCSVLSMKGREEENNFMEEICDDIEKTEGRRPRESLGTALGVDNTFLDQFDLID; translated from the exons ATGGCTGTATCCGCGCAGCGGGACCTTGTGAGCTCGATGAAAACAGAAACATTCTTGAATGTTTCCGTTATCAGCAAGTTACATCCTCTGCCTTCTGATTTGAAGAAATTATTCAATAAAGATGCTTTGGAGAAGCTCACACAGAATGTGTTTAATCCTCTTTCGTATTATTTAGTTTCTATTGTGGACCCAGGAAAAGCGTCATCATTTTCATGGCCTTTGTATGACAGTAAGTCTGAAAGAGCTTATAGAAACGAGCTTTCAAGCTTTATAGCAGATTACAGCGGTAAACGCTTGCTTTCTCCGGTAATGTCATCGTATTTAGTGAATCCAGCGTGTTACAAAGTGACTCTGTTTATGTTTCAACTATCCCAATTGGCTGTACAGTCCACACTCAACTCCATGATAAAGAAGGACCAACAGAAAAAACTGTACGCTGAAGTGACCGAAAAATACAAATCTCAAGATCAAGAAGGTTTTACGCAAGTTATTGAGAAACAAGATGAAGTTGTTTTGCTGAAGTTATCAAATTATTTAGAAAAGAGGAAGAATTATGAAAGAATAGCAGAGTTATTTCGAAATAGGATTACTTCAATGGAGGATAAATTGACTAAATTAAAACCTCAGGAAAAAGTTGCAAGTTTAGTGGATAGCTTTGTAAAAGATAACCAAATAGATGAAGAAACTAAAGCAAGTATTTTAGAGATAAAGAACTTTAACAAGCCTGCCCAATACTTCAGCAAGAGGCTTGAAGATATTGATTTGGAACTGGATAGCTTAGAAACAGAATGGAACACAAAAATGACACCAATCATAAAGTCAGCATCAAAAACAATGGAATTAAGTAAAGAGTTAATAGAACGACAAACTGGAGAGGCAGATAAAAACTCTTTCATACTTGAATATAATCCGAATACTGATGAAATTTGTACAAAAGTGTTACAAGAAAAAGTGAACACCCAGCagaaatatatacttaaaaatatagtgAAAAATGACCGGCTAAATTTCCCAAACTTAATTCGAGGTTACATAGTGGCAGTGAGTTACATTTTCAAGAACAGACAGATTGGGGATGAGATAGTTGGGTTTAATAAGTACTTGGAACAGAGTAATATGAGTTATTCGGAGATGGTCGAGGCAATGAGAGCTTTGATCGAACGATTGAGAAATGCTGATGCTCGTTTGGAG ccatCACCGCTATCATTCAACCAGTCAATATCAATAAAAGACATCAACGAAATACCACCACTATCTGATCTCTCGTAtctttctatgaaaagggacaaCAACACATGCCTCGACATGTTCACTCCTCTCGGGGCAACCAAACATCACTTCAACTTAAGAAGAACTAACACAACATCCTTCATTAAACCGCAGAACAGATCCTTAATATACCAAGCACCGAGAGACGATTTCCTGAAGAACTTCATATCAGGTCCTTATGAGCGTCAGAATTCAACTACGAGTGTGCATAATTTGTCAATAATCTCACAAGTACAAGCGAGAAGCAATGAGACTATAGCAGAATGTTCCGCAGGCTTCACTAAGCAACAAATACAAAGATTACTCTCAACTCACAAAAAATCTAGCAGCACAAAAAAACACAAGTTTAAACTAGATAGACCAAGCATGATCATCAAAAAAGGTGGCTTATTCAACATTTCAAATACTTCAAAAGCCGCTTTTAATATCTCAAACACTTCCAGCGAAAATGGACTGTTCCGATGCCATTCTTCACCAAATCTGTTTgagaataaagaaaaaaaatatgctaaGAGGACTAGAAAATTGTCGATCATGCAGGAAGGCAGTCCTTCTCGTTTAGAAGTCTCTGGTATCATGGGTTTGGAAGAGAAAACCACCCCAAAGAAGTTACCAATTATAGATTTTCCGAATTTTCCTAGACCACCTTTAGTCATAGCGCCAGCGTCGCCACCGAAAGCTAAAATTGTAGACAATTTGaacgaaaatataaataactttgAAAATAATAGCATAGAATCTGGTAAAGCGTCTATGTGCTCAAAGAAATCCTTAGTTAATGAAAATAATACTCCAATAAGCAAGATTCCAGTGCCTATAAAACAAACAAGCTCTATAGAGAAGATTATTAATAGATTCAAAAAGGTACGCGCAAATGTTTTCGCACAAGATGCTAAAGATGACGAGACAAAGACTATATatgaagaaaaagaaaattttaacGCAGTAAACGTAGACGTGTTTGCAGCAAATAAGGTCTTATTACCAGACCTATTGAGTCCAAGTTGCAGTGTGCTATCAATGAAAGGGAGAGaagaagaaaataactttatggAGGAGATTTGCGATGACATAGAAAAGACTGAAGGCAGGAGGCCTAGAGAGAGTTTAGGGACGGCATTAGGTGTCGATAACACGTTTTTAGACCAATTCGATCTAATAGACTGA